From the genome of Odocoileus virginianus isolate 20LAN1187 ecotype Illinois chromosome 16, Ovbor_1.2, whole genome shotgun sequence, one region includes:
- the C16H15orf39 gene encoding uncharacterized protein C15orf39 homolog isoform X1: protein MAEKRPLGTLGPVMYGKLPRLEADSGPGHSLPPSAGNQDPCSYKGAYFSCPMGAPKTGSERLASWTPYPPLYPTSMAGPPLRANNLLTSCLLYRPPTESSEKVQDSGPVELLPFGPQPHSYPGPPLAAPKPVYRSPLCYGLSTCLGEGAPKKPLDVDWTLVTGSLLPPVDPSCSLPPASGKGQFLDGTFLRGVPAGASDKDSSVSFSPCQAFLEKYRALHSTGFLASKYASPYSGDPKQALSEGPPSPWTQLAQPLGPACQDAVPPHYPLPHPTQPVPCPPACRHPEKPGGYGSVLPLQPLGTHKGTGYPAGGLNSPYLRQQAVQTPYMPPVGLDTYAYPSAPLPAPSPGLKLEPPLTPRCPLDFAPQTLGFPYAREDLSLYGASPGLGGTPPSQKSVQALPKPGAFQRACQPLPASRPCSEPTRPAEKPVQEAEEKMWLPSCRKEQPQPQPQPRLDEHPGAPIVIGDSPVPRTPPPLPPCAQERQSLPQNEGSLPPSSPPMPVIDNVFSLAPYRDYLDVPAPEAPAEPEPAPAPNESHDKDCGRSLPAQEAPSSGHPSLKEEVALDLSVKKTAAEASPAKVPPTKVPHPVGRAKPTASVDVPGVGDTVCDPRGLQKAVTEAPEPPGVPVTTEATPRTNFHSSVAFMFRKFKIIRPAPLPATTVPTTPTLAPAPAQPAPTPTPTPVPPGLQMLTQPLPMACFGLTLPSPPAVAMASPASTPAPAPSPAPAPAPAPAPVAGPSPASTPATADSSEQHFAGLHASLCDAISGSVAHSPPEKLREWLETSGPWGRAAWQDCQGVQGLLGKLLSQLQSFVCTQQCPFPHVVRAGAIFVPIHLVKERLFPRLPPASVDHVLQEHRVELRPTTLSEERALRERALHGCTSRMLKLLALRQLPDIYPDLLGLQWRDCVRRQLGDFNTDPGSVPSSESTVAREEPGSLDLTWKSAAPKAKKPGRKPSTPGPEKAEATAVGESPGASPTPAAGVSLPGPTVKARFRSLLESAWLNGLALPTWGHKASGPDRTAPRPQLLGSQSHQL from the exons ATGGCGGAGAAGCGGCCACTGGGGACCCTGGGGCCTGTGATGTATGGGAAGCTGCCCCGCCTAGAGGCAGACTCCGGGCCCGGACACAGCCTGCCCCCCTCTGCTGGTAACCAGGACCCCTGCAGCTACAAGGGTGCCTACTTCTCCTGCCCCATGGGGGCTCCTAAGACGGGGTCTGAGCGATTGGCATCGTGGACCCCATACCCACCCTTGTACCCTACCAGCATGGCAGGACCCCCACTCCGAGCAAACAACCTTCTGACCAGCTGCCTGCTCTACCGCCCACCTACAGAAAGCTCTGAGAAGGTGCAGGACTCTGGCCCTGTTGAGCTCCTGCCCTTTGGTCCCCAGCCTCACTCCTACCCAGGTCCCCCACTGGCAGCACCCAAACCTGTCTACCGCAGCCCCCTGTGTTATGGGCTCTCGACTTGCCTGGGAGAGGGGGCACCGAAGAAGCCTCTGGATGTTGACTGGACGCTGGTGACAGGATCCTTGTTACCACCAGTGGACCCATCTTGTTCTCTGCCCCCAGCCTCTGGAAAGGGCCAGTTCCTGGATGGCACTTTCTTGCGTGGGGTGCCAGCTGGGGCATCTGACAAAGACTCCTCGGTGAGCTTCTCCCCCTGCCAGGCCTTCTTGGAGAAGTACCGGGCCCTCCACAGCACAGGTTTCCTGGCCTCCAAGTATGCGAGTCCTTATTCTGGGGACCCCAAGCAGGCATTGTCTGAGGGCCCCCCGAGTCCTTGgacccagctggcccagcccctAGGACCAGCCTGCCAGGACGCAGTGCCCCCGCATTATCCGCTGCCCCACCCCACACAGCCCGTGCCTTGCCCACCAGCCTGTCGCCACCCAGAGAAGCCAGGCGGCTACGGCTCGGTGCTCCCACTGCAGCCACTGGGAACCCACAAGGGGACCGGGTACCCGGCTGGTGGGCTAAACAGCCCCTACCTGAGGCAGCAGGCCGTTCAGACACCGTATATGCCCCCGGTGGGGCTGGACACTTACGCCTACCCCTCCGCCCCACTCCCGGCACCCTCGCCAGGCCTCAAGCTGGAGCCACCTCTCACCCCACGCTGCCCACTGGACTTTGCCCCCCAAACGTTGGGCTTTCCCTATGCCCGGGAGGACCTCTCTCTCTATGGAGCATCCCCAGGGCTCGGAGGGACGCCACCTTCCCAGAAGAGTGTGCAGGCCTTGCCAAAGCCCGGGGCCTTCCAGCGGGCATGCCAGCCTCTGCCTGCCAGCCGACCGTGCTCTGAGCCCACGAGGCCTGCAGAGAAGCCCGTGCAGGAAGCCGAGGAGAAGATGTGGCTGCCCAGCTGCAGGAAGgagcagccccagccccagccccagccccggcTTGATGAGCACCCCGGGGCACCCATTGTCATCGGAGATAGTCCAGTTCCGCGCACCCCACCACCACTCCCACCCTGTGCCCAGGAGCGCCAGTCTCTGCCACAGAACGAGGGCTCACTGCCCCCCAGCTCTCCACCTATGCCAGTCATCGACAACGTCTTCAGCCTGGCCCCCTACCGTGACTACCTGGACGTGCCGGCACCCGAGGCCCCAGCTGAGCCTGAACCGGCCCCAGCCCCCAATGAGAGCCACGACAAAGACTGTGGGAGGTCCCTGCCTGCCCAGGAAGCCCCCTCCAGTGGGCACCCCTCACTTAAGGAGGAGGTAGCTCTGGACTTGAGTGTGAAGAAGACCGCCGCCGAGGCCTCCCCCGCCAAGGTCCCCCCCACCAAGGTCCCTCATCCCGTGGGACGTGCCAAGCCCACTGCATCTGTGGATGTGCCAGGTGTGGGGGACACAGTCTGTGATCCGCGGGGCCTGCAAAAGGCAGTCACAGAGGCGCCAGAACCACCTGGGGTGCCAGTGACCACAGAGGCCACCCCGAGGACCAACTTCCACAGCTCGGTGGCCTTCATGTTCCGAAAGTTCAAGATCATCCGGCCAGCACCCTTGCCTGCAACTACGGTCCCCACCACACCTACCttggccccggccccggcccagcccgcgcccacccccacccccacccctgtgccCCCTGGACTACAGATGCTCACCCAGCCCTTGCCCATGGCCTGCTTCGGCCTGACACTGCCCAGCCCTCCAGCTGTAGCCATGGCCTCCCCCGCCTCCACGCCTGCCCCAGCTCCGTCGCCCGCTCCGGCTCCCGCTCCGGCTCCCGCTCCGGTTGCTGGCCCCTCCCCAGCTTCAACCCCTGCCACGGCCGACTCCTCAGAGCAGCACTTCGCAGGACTGCATGCATCCTTGTGTGACGCCATCTCGGGCTCCGTGGCCCACTCCCCACCTGAAAAGCTGCGCGAGTGGCTTGAGACATCTGGGCCCTGGGGCCGGGCAGCGTGGCAGGACTGCCAGGGCGTGCAGGGGCTGCTGGGCAAGCTGCTGTCGCAGCTGCAGAGCTTCGTGTGCACGCAGCAGTGCCCCTTCCCCCACGTGGTGCGGGCCGGGGCCATCTTCGTGCCCATCCACCTGGTGAAGGAGCGGCTGTTCCCGCGGCTGCCGCCCGCCTCCGTAGACCACGTGTTGCAGGAGCACCGCGTGGAGCTGCGGCCCACCACGCTGTCGGAGGAGCGGGCCCTGCGGGAGCGCGCTCTGCATGGCTGCACCTCACGCATGCTGAAGCTGCTGGCGCTGCGCCAGCTGCCCGACATCTACCCGGACCTGCTGGGCCTGCAGTGGCGGGACTGCGTCCGCCGCCAGCTGG GTGACTTTAACACTGACCCTGGATCAGTGCCCTCTTCGGAATCCACCGTGGCCAGAGAGGAGCCAGGGAGCCTAGACCTGACTTGGAAGTCGGCTGCCCCCAAAGCCAAAAAGCCAGGGAGGAAGCCATCGACCCCTGGCCCAGAGAAAGCAGAGGCGACTGCTGTGGGGGAGTCCCCAggggcctcccccacccctgctgctgGTGTCAGCTTGCCCGGCCCCACGGTGAAGGCACGCTTCCGCAGCCTGCTCGAATCCGCCTGGCTCAATGGCCTGGCACTGCCCACTTGGGGCCACAAGGCCTCGGGACCAGACCGGACCGCACCACGCCCACAGCTGTTGGGCAGCCAGAGCCACCAGCTGTAA
- the C16H15orf39 gene encoding uncharacterized protein C15orf39 homolog isoform X2 yields the protein MAEKRPLGTLGPVMYGKLPRLEADSGPGHSLPPSAGNQDPCSYKGAYFSCPMGAPKTGSERLASWTPYPPLYPTSMAGPPLRANNLLTSCLLYRPPTESSEKVQDSGPVELLPFGPQPHSYPGPPLAAPKPVYRSPLCYGLSTCLGEGAPKKPLDVDWTLVTGSLLPPVDPSCSLPPASGKGQFLDGTFLRGVPAGASDKDSSVSFSPCQAFLEKYRALHSTGFLASKYASPYSGDPKQALSEGPPSPWTQLAQPLGPACQDAVPPHYPLPHPTQPVPCPPACRHPEKPGGYGSVLPLQPLGTHKGTGYPAGGLNSPYLRQQAVQTPYMPPVGLDTYAYPSAPLPAPSPGLKLEPPLTPRCPLDFAPQTLGFPYAREDLSLYGASPGLGGTPPSQKSVQALPKPGAFQRACQPLPASRPCSEPTRPAEKPVQEAEEKMWLPSCRKEQPQPQPQPRLDEHPGAPIVIGDSPVPRTPPPLPPCAQERQSLPQNEGSLPPSSPPMPVIDNVFSLAPYRDYLDVPAPEAPAEPEPAPAPNESHDKDCGRSLPAQEAPSSGHPSLKEEVALDLSVKKTAAEASPAKVPPTKVPHPVGRAKPTASVDVPGVGDTVCDPRGLQKAVTEAPEPPGVPVTTEATPRTNFHSSVAFMFRKFKIIRPAPLPATTVPTTPTLAPAPAQPAPTPTPTPVPPGLQMLTQPLPMACFGLTLPSPPAVAMASPASTPAPAPSPAPAPAPAPAPVAGPSPASTPATADSSEQHFAGLHASLCDAISGSVAHSPPEKLREWLETSGPWGRAAWQDCQGVQGLLGKLLSQLQSFVCTQQCPFPHVVRAGAIFVPIHLVKERLFPRLPPASVDHVLQEHRVELRPTTLSEERALRERALHGCTSRMLKLLALRQLPDIYPDLLGLQWRDCVRRQLGEHGATPVAAGAV from the coding sequence ATGGCGGAGAAGCGGCCACTGGGGACCCTGGGGCCTGTGATGTATGGGAAGCTGCCCCGCCTAGAGGCAGACTCCGGGCCCGGACACAGCCTGCCCCCCTCTGCTGGTAACCAGGACCCCTGCAGCTACAAGGGTGCCTACTTCTCCTGCCCCATGGGGGCTCCTAAGACGGGGTCTGAGCGATTGGCATCGTGGACCCCATACCCACCCTTGTACCCTACCAGCATGGCAGGACCCCCACTCCGAGCAAACAACCTTCTGACCAGCTGCCTGCTCTACCGCCCACCTACAGAAAGCTCTGAGAAGGTGCAGGACTCTGGCCCTGTTGAGCTCCTGCCCTTTGGTCCCCAGCCTCACTCCTACCCAGGTCCCCCACTGGCAGCACCCAAACCTGTCTACCGCAGCCCCCTGTGTTATGGGCTCTCGACTTGCCTGGGAGAGGGGGCACCGAAGAAGCCTCTGGATGTTGACTGGACGCTGGTGACAGGATCCTTGTTACCACCAGTGGACCCATCTTGTTCTCTGCCCCCAGCCTCTGGAAAGGGCCAGTTCCTGGATGGCACTTTCTTGCGTGGGGTGCCAGCTGGGGCATCTGACAAAGACTCCTCGGTGAGCTTCTCCCCCTGCCAGGCCTTCTTGGAGAAGTACCGGGCCCTCCACAGCACAGGTTTCCTGGCCTCCAAGTATGCGAGTCCTTATTCTGGGGACCCCAAGCAGGCATTGTCTGAGGGCCCCCCGAGTCCTTGgacccagctggcccagcccctAGGACCAGCCTGCCAGGACGCAGTGCCCCCGCATTATCCGCTGCCCCACCCCACACAGCCCGTGCCTTGCCCACCAGCCTGTCGCCACCCAGAGAAGCCAGGCGGCTACGGCTCGGTGCTCCCACTGCAGCCACTGGGAACCCACAAGGGGACCGGGTACCCGGCTGGTGGGCTAAACAGCCCCTACCTGAGGCAGCAGGCCGTTCAGACACCGTATATGCCCCCGGTGGGGCTGGACACTTACGCCTACCCCTCCGCCCCACTCCCGGCACCCTCGCCAGGCCTCAAGCTGGAGCCACCTCTCACCCCACGCTGCCCACTGGACTTTGCCCCCCAAACGTTGGGCTTTCCCTATGCCCGGGAGGACCTCTCTCTCTATGGAGCATCCCCAGGGCTCGGAGGGACGCCACCTTCCCAGAAGAGTGTGCAGGCCTTGCCAAAGCCCGGGGCCTTCCAGCGGGCATGCCAGCCTCTGCCTGCCAGCCGACCGTGCTCTGAGCCCACGAGGCCTGCAGAGAAGCCCGTGCAGGAAGCCGAGGAGAAGATGTGGCTGCCCAGCTGCAGGAAGgagcagccccagccccagccccagccccggcTTGATGAGCACCCCGGGGCACCCATTGTCATCGGAGATAGTCCAGTTCCGCGCACCCCACCACCACTCCCACCCTGTGCCCAGGAGCGCCAGTCTCTGCCACAGAACGAGGGCTCACTGCCCCCCAGCTCTCCACCTATGCCAGTCATCGACAACGTCTTCAGCCTGGCCCCCTACCGTGACTACCTGGACGTGCCGGCACCCGAGGCCCCAGCTGAGCCTGAACCGGCCCCAGCCCCCAATGAGAGCCACGACAAAGACTGTGGGAGGTCCCTGCCTGCCCAGGAAGCCCCCTCCAGTGGGCACCCCTCACTTAAGGAGGAGGTAGCTCTGGACTTGAGTGTGAAGAAGACCGCCGCCGAGGCCTCCCCCGCCAAGGTCCCCCCCACCAAGGTCCCTCATCCCGTGGGACGTGCCAAGCCCACTGCATCTGTGGATGTGCCAGGTGTGGGGGACACAGTCTGTGATCCGCGGGGCCTGCAAAAGGCAGTCACAGAGGCGCCAGAACCACCTGGGGTGCCAGTGACCACAGAGGCCACCCCGAGGACCAACTTCCACAGCTCGGTGGCCTTCATGTTCCGAAAGTTCAAGATCATCCGGCCAGCACCCTTGCCTGCAACTACGGTCCCCACCACACCTACCttggccccggccccggcccagcccgcgcccacccccacccccacccctgtgccCCCTGGACTACAGATGCTCACCCAGCCCTTGCCCATGGCCTGCTTCGGCCTGACACTGCCCAGCCCTCCAGCTGTAGCCATGGCCTCCCCCGCCTCCACGCCTGCCCCAGCTCCGTCGCCCGCTCCGGCTCCCGCTCCGGCTCCCGCTCCGGTTGCTGGCCCCTCCCCAGCTTCAACCCCTGCCACGGCCGACTCCTCAGAGCAGCACTTCGCAGGACTGCATGCATCCTTGTGTGACGCCATCTCGGGCTCCGTGGCCCACTCCCCACCTGAAAAGCTGCGCGAGTGGCTTGAGACATCTGGGCCCTGGGGCCGGGCAGCGTGGCAGGACTGCCAGGGCGTGCAGGGGCTGCTGGGCAAGCTGCTGTCGCAGCTGCAGAGCTTCGTGTGCACGCAGCAGTGCCCCTTCCCCCACGTGGTGCGGGCCGGGGCCATCTTCGTGCCCATCCACCTGGTGAAGGAGCGGCTGTTCCCGCGGCTGCCGCCCGCCTCCGTAGACCACGTGTTGCAGGAGCACCGCGTGGAGCTGCGGCCCACCACGCTGTCGGAGGAGCGGGCCCTGCGGGAGCGCGCTCTGCATGGCTGCACCTCACGCATGCTGAAGCTGCTGGCGCTGCGCCAGCTGCCCGACATCTACCCGGACCTGCTGGGCCTGCAGTGGCGGGACTGCGTCCGCCGCCAGCTGGGTGAGCATGGGGCCACCCCTGTAGCCGCCGGAGCTGTGTGA